A stretch of the Bacillus anthracis str. Vollum genome encodes the following:
- a CDS encoding DUF3055 domain-containing protein translates to MFEKLYDEHESVKVRFLGFMTHDTRYDFGVIYTNMFFGKPLIVCMQTGKSTLLGRDDVENIQYLQEVFKLGSEEEATELSQFFSFLVPSTSLHAEYEE, encoded by the coding sequence ATGTTTGAAAAATTGTATGATGAGCATGAAAGTGTGAAGGTACGATTTTTGGGGTTTATGACACATGATACTCGTTATGATTTTGGTGTTATTTATACAAATATGTTCTTTGGAAAGCCACTTATTGTTTGCATGCAAACAGGGAAGTCAACTTTACTTGGACGAGATGATGTGGAGAATATTCAATATTTACAGGAAGTTTTCAAATTAGGCTCAGAAGAGGAAGCAACTGAGTTATCTCAGTTTTTCTCATTTCTAGTTCCATCTACATCTTTGCATGCGGAATACGAAGAATAA
- a CDS encoding DUF1885 family protein — protein sequence MQHAFITLVPKSNQQSVSIDDIKQLFHYYKTVTSKTDVQINYAYTNTAFPYDILDTSTTTLKLQSTHDRYDSIYVGVGIEKEQSYIQISLPPNATFGDKGKANEFCRFLAKKLEGELQLFNGRTMYFYKR from the coding sequence ATGCAACATGCCTTTATTACGCTTGTACCTAAATCCAATCAACAATCTGTTTCAATAGATGATATAAAACAACTTTTTCATTATTATAAAACAGTTACTTCCAAAACTGATGTTCAAATTAATTACGCCTATACAAATACGGCTTTTCCTTATGACATTTTAGATACTTCAACAACAACATTAAAACTACAATCTACTCACGATCGATATGACTCCATCTATGTTGGTGTCGGTATAGAAAAGGAACAATCTTATATTCAGATTTCTTTGCCACCAAATGCAACATTTGGTGATAAAGGAAAAGCAAATGAATTTTGCCGTTTTCTAGCGAAGAAATTAGAAGGAGAGTTACAATTATTTAATGGAAGAACAATGTATTTCTATAAACGTTAA
- the lpdA gene encoding dihydrolipoyl dehydrogenase — MVVGDFPIELDTVVVGAGPGGYVAAIRAAQLGQKVAIIEKANLGGVCLNVGCIPSKALINAGHRYENAMHSDDMGITAENVKVDFTKVQEWKNGVVKKLTGGVEGLLKGNKVEIIRGEAYFVDANTLRVMTEEAAQTYTFKNAVLATGSTPIEIPGFKYSKRVINSTGALSLPEIPKKLVVIGGGYIGMELGTAYANFGTEVTVVEAGDEILAGFEKAMSSVVKRALQKKGNVNIHTKAMAKGVEETETGVKVSFEVKGEIQTVEADYVLVTVGRRPNTQEIGLEQVGVKMTDRGIIEIDEQCRTNVPNIYAIGDIVPGPPLAHKASYEGKVAVEAISGHASAIDYIGIPAVCFTDPELASVGYTKKQAEEAGMTVTVSKFPFAANGRALSLNSTDGFLQLVTRKEDGLLVGAQVAGAGASDIISEIGLAIEAGMTAEDIAQTIHAHPTLGEITMEAAEVALGMPIHIVK, encoded by the coding sequence ATGGTAGTAGGAGATTTCCCAATTGAATTAGATACAGTCGTTGTTGGTGCAGGTCCTGGTGGATACGTTGCGGCAATTCGTGCAGCACAATTAGGTCAAAAGGTAGCAATTATTGAAAAAGCTAACCTTGGTGGCGTATGCTTAAACGTTGGATGTATTCCTTCAAAAGCGTTAATCAATGCAGGTCATCGTTATGAGAATGCAATGCATTCTGATGACATGGGTATCACTGCAGAGAACGTAAAAGTTGACTTTACAAAAGTTCAAGAATGGAAAAACGGCGTAGTTAAGAAATTAACTGGCGGTGTTGAAGGCCTTCTTAAAGGTAACAAAGTTGAAATCATTCGCGGTGAAGCTTACTTCGTAGATGCTAATACATTACGCGTTATGACTGAAGAGGCAGCTCAAACTTATACGTTTAAAAATGCTGTTCTTGCAACTGGTTCTACACCAATCGAAATTCCAGGATTCAAATACTCTAAACGTGTTATCAACTCTACAGGCGCTTTAAGCTTACCTGAAATTCCTAAAAAACTTGTTGTAATCGGCGGCGGTTACATCGGTATGGAATTAGGTACTGCATATGCTAACTTCGGTACAGAAGTTACTGTAGTAGAAGCTGGCGACGAAATCTTAGCTGGTTTCGAAAAAGCTATGAGCTCTGTTGTTAAACGTGCTCTACAGAAAAAAGGTAACGTAAATATCCATACAAAAGCTATGGCTAAAGGCGTTGAAGAAACAGAAACTGGCGTAAAAGTTAGCTTTGAAGTTAAAGGTGAAATCCAAACTGTAGAAGCAGATTACGTATTAGTAACTGTAGGTCGTCGTCCAAACACTCAAGAAATCGGTCTTGAGCAAGTTGGAGTTAAAATGACTGACCGCGGCATCATCGAAATCGATGAGCAATGTCGTACAAACGTACCAAACATCTATGCAATCGGTGATATCGTTCCTGGACCACCATTAGCTCACAAAGCTTCTTACGAAGGTAAAGTAGCTGTAGAAGCAATTAGTGGCCATGCATCAGCTATCGATTACATCGGAATTCCTGCAGTATGCTTCACTGATCCAGAATTAGCATCTGTTGGTTACACTAAGAAACAAGCTGAAGAAGCTGGAATGACTGTAACTGTATCTAAGTTCCCATTCGCTGCTAACGGTCGTGCATTATCATTAAACAGCACTGACGGTTTCTTACAACTTGTAACACGTAAAGAAGATGGTCTTCTTGTAGGTGCTCAAGTTGCAGGTGCAGGCGCTTCTGATATTATTTCTGAGATTGGTTTAGCTATCGAAGCTGGAATGACAGCAGAAGATATCGCTCAAACAATCCACGCTCACCCAACATTAGGTGAAATCACAATGGAAGCAGCTGAAGTTGCTCTTGGAATGCCAATTCACATTGTAAAATAA
- the pdhC gene encoding pyruvate dehydrogenase complex dihydrolipoyllysine-residue acetyltransferase, which produces MAFEFKLPDIGEGIHEGEIVKWFIKPGDEVNEDDVLLEVQNDKAVVEIPSPVKGKVLEVLVEEGTVAVVGDTLIKFDAPGYENLKFKGDDHDEAPKAEATPAATAEVVNERVIAMPSVRKYARENGVDIHKVAGSGKNGRIVKADIDAFANGGQAVAATEAPAAVEATPAAAKEEAPKAQPIPAGEYPETREKMSGIRKAIAKAMVNSKHTAPHVTLMDEVDVTELVAHRKKFKAVAADKGIKLTYLPYVVKALTSALREYPMLNTSLDDASQEVVHKHYFNIGIAADTDKGLLVPVVKDTDRKSIFTISNEINDLAGKAREGRLAPAEMKGASCTITNIGSAGGQWFTPVINHPEVAILGIGRIAEKPVVKNGEIVAAPVLALSLSFDHRLIDGATAQKALNQIKRLLNDPQLLVMEA; this is translated from the coding sequence GTGGCATTTGAATTTAAACTACCAGATATCGGTGAAGGTATCCACGAAGGTGAAATCGTAAAATGGTTTATTAAACCAGGCGACGAAGTAAACGAAGACGACGTACTTCTTGAAGTACAAAATGATAAAGCAGTAGTAGAAATTCCTTCTCCTGTTAAAGGTAAAGTACTTGAAGTACTTGTAGAAGAAGGTACGGTTGCAGTAGTTGGAGATACATTAATTAAATTTGATGCTCCAGGATACGAAAACCTTAAATTTAAAGGCGACGATCATGACGAAGCTCCTAAAGCTGAAGCTACTCCAGCAGCAACTGCAGAAGTAGTAAATGAGCGCGTAATCGCTATGCCATCTGTTCGTAAATATGCTCGTGAAAACGGCGTAGACATTCATAAAGTAGCTGGTTCTGGTAAGAACGGTCGTATCGTAAAAGCTGACATCGATGCATTTGCAAATGGTGGACAAGCAGTAGCAGCAACTGAGGCTCCAGCAGCAGTAGAAGCTACTCCAGCAGCAGCGAAAGAAGAAGCACCAAAAGCACAACCAATCCCAGCTGGTGAATATCCAGAAACTCGTGAGAAAATGAGTGGTATCCGTAAAGCAATTGCGAAAGCAATGGTTAACTCTAAACATACAGCTCCTCACGTAACATTAATGGATGAAGTAGATGTAACTGAACTTGTTGCTCACCGTAAGAAGTTCAAAGCTGTGGCAGCTGACAAAGGTATTAAATTAACTTACCTTCCATACGTTGTTAAAGCTTTAACATCTGCATTACGTGAATACCCAATGTTAAACACTTCTTTAGATGATGCTTCTCAAGAAGTAGTTCATAAACATTACTTCAACATCGGTATCGCAGCTGATACAGACAAAGGTCTATTAGTACCAGTTGTTAAAGATACAGATCGCAAGTCTATCTTCACAATTTCTAACGAGATCAATGATCTTGCTGGTAAAGCACGTGAAGGTCGTTTAGCTCCTGCTGAAATGAAAGGCGCTTCTTGCACAATTACAAACATTGGTTCTGCAGGTGGACAATGGTTCACTCCAGTTATCAACCACCCAGAAGTAGCAATCCTTGGTATCGGCCGTATCGCTGAGAAACCAGTTGTGAAAAACGGTGAGATCGTTGCAGCTCCAGTATTAGCATTATCTCTAAGCTTTGACCATCGTTTAATTGACGGCGCAACTGCTCAAAAAGCATTAAACCAAATTAAACGTCTATTGAATGACCCACAATTATTAGTAATGGAGGCGTAA
- the pdhB gene encoding pyruvate dehydrogenase complex E1 component subunit beta, translated as MAQMTMIQAITDALRVEMKNDPNVLVFGEDVGVNGGVFRATEGLQAEFGEDRVMDTPLAESGIGGLAVGLALEGFRPVPEIQFFGFVYEVMDSISGQLARMRYRSGGRWTAPVTVRSPFGGGVHTPELHADSLEGLVAQQPGLKVVIPSTPYDAKGLLISAIRDNDPVIYLEHMKLYRSFRQDVPEGEYTIDLGKADIKREGTDVSVIAYGAMVHAALKAAEELEKEGISLEVVDLRTVQPLDIETIIASVEKTGRVVVVQEAQKQAGIAANVVAEINDRAILNLEAPVVRVAAADTVFPFSQAESVWLPNHKDIVEAVNKVMNF; from the coding sequence ATGGCTCAAATGACAATGATTCAAGCAATCACTGATGCTTTACGCGTTGAAATGAAAAATGACCCTAACGTACTTGTGTTTGGTGAAGACGTTGGTGTAAACGGCGGTGTATTCCGTGCTACTGAAGGTTTACAAGCTGAATTCGGTGAAGACCGTGTAATGGATACTCCACTTGCAGAGTCTGGTATTGGTGGACTTGCAGTTGGACTTGCACTTGAAGGATTCCGTCCAGTTCCAGAAATCCAATTCTTCGGTTTCGTTTATGAAGTAATGGATTCAATTTCTGGTCAATTAGCTCGTATGCGTTACCGTTCTGGTGGACGTTGGACTGCTCCAGTAACAGTTCGTTCTCCATTCGGTGGTGGTGTTCATACTCCTGAACTACATGCTGATAGCTTAGAAGGTTTAGTGGCTCAACAACCTGGTCTAAAAGTTGTTATTCCATCTACTCCATACGATGCAAAAGGTCTTTTAATCTCTGCGATTCGTGACAACGATCCAGTTATCTACTTAGAGCATATGAAATTGTACCGTTCATTCCGTCAAGATGTACCAGAAGGCGAATACACAATTGATTTAGGCAAAGCTGATATCAAACGTGAAGGTACAGATGTATCTGTTATCGCTTACGGTGCTATGGTTCACGCTGCATTAAAAGCTGCTGAAGAACTTGAAAAAGAAGGTATCTCTTTAGAGGTTGTTGACTTACGTACAGTTCAACCATTAGATATCGAAACAATCATCGCTTCTGTTGAAAAAACAGGCCGCGTAGTTGTAGTTCAAGAAGCTCAAAAACAAGCTGGTATTGCAGCTAACGTTGTAGCGGAAATTAACGACCGTGCAATCTTAAACTTAGAAGCTCCAGTTGTACGTGTTGCAGCTGCTGATACAGTATTCCCATTCTCTCAAGCTGAGAGCGTATGGTTACCGAACCACAAAGATATTGTTGAAGCTGTTAACAAAGTAATGAACTTCTAA
- the pdhA gene encoding pyruvate dehydrogenase E1 component subunit alpha, with protein MGTKTKKTLFNVDEQMKAIAAQFETLQILNEKGEVVNEAAMPELSDDQLKELMRRMVYTRVLDQRSISLNRQGRLGFYAPTAGQEASQLASHFALEAEDFILPGYRDVPQLVWHGLPLYQAFLFSRGHFMGNQMPENVNALAPQIIIGAQIIQTAGVALGMKLRGKKSVAITYTGDGGASQGDFYEGMNFAGAFKAPAIFVVQNNRYAISTPVEKQSAAKTVAQKAVAAGIYGIQVDGMDPLAVYAATAFARERAVNGEGPTLIETLTFRYGPHTMAGDDPTRYRTKDIENEWEQKDPIVRFRAFLENKGLWSQEVEEKVIEEAKEDIKQAIAKADQAPKQKVTDLMEIMYEKMPYNLAEQYEIYKEKESK; from the coding sequence ATGGGTACTAAAACAAAAAAGACCCTATTTAATGTTGATGAGCAAATGAAAGCTATCGCAGCTCAATTTGAAACATTACAAATTTTAAATGAAAAAGGCGAAGTTGTGAATGAAGCAGCTATGCCTGAATTATCTGATGATCAATTAAAAGAATTAATGCGCCGTATGGTGTATACTCGCGTACTAGATCAACGTTCTATTTCTTTAAACCGTCAAGGACGTTTAGGTTTCTACGCACCAACAGCTGGACAAGAGGCTTCTCAATTAGCAAGTCATTTCGCACTTGAAGCAGAAGATTTCATCTTACCAGGATATCGTGATGTGCCACAATTAGTATGGCACGGTTTACCATTATACCAAGCATTCTTATTCTCTCGTGGACATTTCATGGGTAACCAAATGCCTGAGAACGTAAATGCACTTGCTCCACAAATCATCATCGGTGCGCAAATCATCCAAACTGCTGGTGTTGCGTTAGGTATGAAATTACGTGGCAAAAAATCTGTTGCAATTACTTACACTGGTGACGGTGGTGCTTCACAAGGTGACTTCTACGAAGGTATGAACTTTGCGGGTGCATTCAAAGCTCCAGCAATCTTCGTTGTACAAAACAACCGTTATGCGATCTCTACTCCAGTAGAAAAGCAATCTGCAGCTAAAACTGTAGCACAAAAAGCAGTAGCAGCAGGTATTTACGGAATTCAAGTAGACGGTATGGATCCATTAGCTGTATACGCAGCAACTGCTTTCGCTCGTGAGCGTGCAGTAAATGGTGAAGGTCCTACTTTAATCGAGACTTTAACATTCCGTTACGGTCCACATACAATGGCTGGTGATGACCCAACTCGTTACCGTACAAAAGATATCGAGAACGAATGGGAACAAAAAGATCCAATCGTACGCTTCCGTGCATTCTTAGAAAACAAAGGCCTATGGTCTCAAGAAGTTGAAGAGAAAGTAATCGAAGAAGCAAAAGAAGATATCAAACAAGCAATTGCTAAGGCTGACCAAGCTCCAAAACAAAAAGTTACTGATTTAATGGAAATCATGTACGAAAAAATGCCTTACAACTTAGCTGAACAATATGAAATTTACAAAGAAAAGGAGTCGAAGTAA
- a CDS encoding YjcZ family sporulation protein: protein MYGYSYCYPTCSYPSYGYGGSCGGSGRGFALIVVLFILLIIVGAACIR, encoded by the coding sequence ATGTACGGATACTCATATTGCTATCCAACTTGTTCATATCCTTCCTACGGTTATGGCGGTTCTTGTGGCGGGTCTGGACGCGGCTTCGCCTTAATCGTTGTGTTGTTTATTCTTTTAATTATCGTTGGTGCTGCTTGCATTCGCTAA
- the def gene encoding peptide deformylase, which yields MLTMKDVIREGDPILRNVAEEVVIPASEEDTNTLKEMIEFVINSQDPEMAEKYSLRPGIGLAAPQIGISKKMIAVHVTDTDGTLYSHALFNPKIISHSVERTYLQSGEGCLSVDREVPGYVPRYTRITVKATSINGEEVKLRLKGLPAIVFQHEIDHLNGVMFYDHINKENPFAAPDGSKPLER from the coding sequence ATGCTTACAATGAAAGATGTAATTCGCGAAGGAGATCCTATTTTGCGAAACGTTGCAGAAGAGGTAGTAATACCAGCGAGCGAAGAAGATACAAATACCCTTAAAGAAATGATTGAATTTGTAATAAATAGCCAAGATCCTGAAATGGCTGAAAAATATAGTTTACGCCCTGGAATCGGATTAGCGGCTCCGCAAATCGGTATTTCAAAGAAAATGATTGCAGTTCACGTAACAGATACGGACGGTACGTTATATAGTCATGCATTATTCAATCCAAAAATCATTAGCCATTCTGTTGAACGTACATATTTACAAAGTGGTGAAGGCTGTCTATCAGTAGACCGTGAAGTACCTGGTTATGTACCTCGTTATACAAGAATTACAGTGAAAGCAACTTCTATCAACGGCGAAGAAGTAAAATTACGTTTAAAAGGTTTACCAGCAATTGTATTCCAACATGAAATTGACCATTTAAATGGTGTTATGTTCTATGACCATATTAATAAAGAAAATCCATTTGCTGCTCCTGACGGTTCAAAACCTCTGGAGCGATAA
- a CDS encoding Cof-type HAD-IIB family hydrolase codes for MNDKIVFFDIDGTLLDHDKKIPQSTRDAVKQLQEKGVHVAIATGRAPFMFEDIRKELNIHNYVSFNGQYVVFEDEVIFNNPLHPDALHKFTQFAKEEGYPLVYLDHQDMRASVEYHDYVKEGFGSLNFEHPAYEPNFYEKRNIYQTLLFCEVNEEEKFINQYPDFHFIRWHAYSMDIIPNGGSKAKGIEKFIERLGFNREQVYAFGDGLNDLEMIEAVGAGIVMGNGHEDLKKLANYVTKDVSEDGIYHGLKWAGLL; via the coding sequence ATGAATGATAAAATTGTCTTTTTTGATATTGATGGAACATTATTAGATCATGATAAAAAAATTCCGCAATCTACACGAGATGCAGTAAAACAGTTACAAGAAAAGGGTGTACATGTAGCAATTGCGACAGGGCGTGCGCCATTTATGTTTGAAGATATTCGGAAGGAACTTAATATACATAATTATGTTAGTTTTAATGGGCAATACGTTGTATTTGAGGATGAGGTAATATTTAATAATCCGTTACATCCAGATGCTCTTCATAAATTTACTCAGTTTGCCAAAGAAGAAGGATATCCACTTGTATATCTTGATCATCAAGACATGAGAGCATCAGTGGAATATCATGATTATGTGAAGGAAGGCTTTGGTAGCTTAAACTTTGAGCATCCAGCATATGAACCTAATTTTTATGAGAAACGTAATATTTATCAAACGCTTCTTTTCTGTGAAGTGAATGAAGAGGAAAAGTTTATTAATCAGTACCCAGACTTTCATTTTATTCGCTGGCATGCGTATTCAATGGATATTATTCCAAATGGCGGTTCTAAGGCAAAAGGGATTGAGAAATTCATTGAAAGATTAGGATTTAACCGTGAACAAGTGTATGCATTTGGAGATGGCTTAAATGATTTAGAAATGATTGAAGCAGTTGGGGCAGGTATTGTGATGGGGAATGGTCATGAAGACTTGAAAAAACTTGCAAATTATGTGACAAAGGATGTTAGTGAAGACGGCATATATCATGGATTAAAATGGGCTGGATTGTTATAA
- a CDS encoding DNA-dependent RNA polymerase subunit epsilon: MIFKVFYQEKMTEVPVRENTKVLYLEATSEKDVRTKLNKFAYNIEFVQSVTGNHLEYEKANADLTLAEIV, from the coding sequence ATGATTTTTAAAGTATTTTATCAAGAAAAAATGACTGAGGTTCCAGTACGTGAAAATACAAAAGTTTTATATTTAGAGGCTACGTCTGAGAAGGATGTTCGTACAAAATTAAATAAGTTCGCATATAATATCGAATTCGTTCAGTCTGTGACTGGCAATCATCTTGAATATGAAAAAGCAAACGCTGATTTAACATTAGCGGAAATCGTATAG